In one Oryza glaberrima chromosome 2, OglaRS2, whole genome shotgun sequence genomic region, the following are encoded:
- the LOC127762816 gene encoding protein PHOSPHATE STARVATION RESPONSE 1 isoform X2: protein MNQLRNGKVPQYLSPAITVVPALSEVTFPSFSEHRPSYIEREQCGSSINSFDASTPMCMLASNFTSDLYINKSESPNGKLSSESYAIDTSGCDSSLPPTQSLYKGNPSSLRMVYPKVSEQNSWSQEPLPGPFVCPTSVDFFDQQDMTIFDQQIQDNIAASPSTNLAKQNEWFSSGTSLQYLESSVSAGSVLKAVDATSTTPSNYLHCHAQRNTSNPPNFNEICSGNIASSNIAPTKPRMRWTPELHERFVDAVNKLGGSEKATPKAVQKVMKVDGLTIYHVKSHLQKYRTVHHRPQLSDGESAKSGQTDEVSSQPLKGMETTCEGLRVQIGLQKQLHEQLEIQRKLQLQVEEHSKYLAMIIEKQSESLRQLGALPRSLDAPTQVLDNRETCEGQTGDADSAEQKPEK, encoded by the exons ATGAATCAGCTTCGCAATGGAAAAGTTCCCCAATATCTTTCGCCAGCTATAACTGTAGTACCAGCACTCTCTGAAGTTACATTTCCTAGTTTTTCAGAGCATAGACCATCCTATATCGAAAGGGAGCAGTGTGGTAGTTCTATCAACTCATTTGATGCTTCTACTCCAATGTGTATGTTAGCTTCCAACTTTACATCAGATCTTTATATCAACAAAAGTGAATCACCTAACGGCAAGCTTTCTTCTGAATCATATGCTATTGATACCTCTGGATGTGATTCTTCCTTGCCGCCAACACAGTCATTATACAAGGGTAATCCAAGTTCTTTAAGGATGGTTTATCCTAAAGTATCTGAACAGAATAGTTGGAGTCAAGAACCACTGCCTGGACCATTTGTTTGTCCAACTAGTGTTGATTTCTTCGATCAACAAGATATGACTATTTTTGACCAACAAATACAAGATAACATTGCAGCAAGTCCTAGCACCAACCTTGCAAAGCAAAATGAGTGGTTCTCATCTGGCACTTCCTTGCAGTATTTGGAAAGTTCGGTGTCTGCTGGTTCTGTGCTGAAG GCTGTTGATGCGACAAGTACAACACCTTCAAATTATTTGCATTGTCATGCACAGAGAAATACATCAAATCCTCCCAACTTCAATGAAATTTGTTCTGGTAATATCGCTTCTTCAAACATTGCTCCAACCAAACCAAGGATGCGATGGACACCTGAGCTCCATGAGCGGTTTGTTGATGCTGTTAACAAGCTTGGTGGAAGTGAAA AAGCAACTCCAAAAGCTGTCCAGAAAGTTATGAAGGTTGACGGCTTAACTATATACCATGTAAAAAGCCATTTACAg AAGTATCGCACAGTTCATCATCGACCTCAACTATCTGATG gtGAATCTGCGAAAAGTGGCCAAACGGATGAAGTTTCTTCTCAGCCCTTGAA AGGCATGGAAACCACCTGTGAAGGATTAAGGGTCCAGATTGGCTTGCAGAAACAACTTCACGAACAACTTGAG ATCCAAAGAAAGCTGCAGCTGCAAGTAGAAGAACACAGCAAGTACCTCGCCATGATAATCGAGAAGCAGAGCGAGAGCCTAAGACAACTGGGAGCATTACCAAGATCTCTAGATGCACCCACTCAGGTTTTGGAT
- the LOC127762816 gene encoding uncharacterized protein LOC127762816 isoform X1 — MEELLGLVRGFVDVLVLAGGRTSSGAAATWRSGDVKKALQWALFFEEVFKNLRDDGQYDESASELDAALVQLASSPNFPKGIEDIQSKTLAMARELVVKHFLKTTNAENLGAVLQAVVEMDMDGISASGECNVCQEYVQSILDMNLPSLMRTKNARDVGHSTSSDEFCEESLFTGNSQILLKELQKKLDSRSCISLAERELNTLLKSMKKDSFDSAGSTLCTSATAQKTQIIDKFILWKQWKAKCLSYLLDERTIRIMSGTNMIFNAPKEQWMGLFEPLKVSADSSQSGIVEVMELCLLGLVARQWNSLIESIMSHTFSSFPISKQYADLHQLLQGTTQDECQDKLLGFKEMDICEYARQSLESEPYILWLLPPVLTAAAMPPRSSLFKIYLVEIDKQLGEAASKDRKCNCGGDGIDQHQNCEISERIQCLYTFHVQRTQLTIQ; from the exons ATGGAGGAGTTGCTCGGCTTGGTGCGGGGCTTCGTCGacgtcctcgtcctcgccggcggccgcacctcgtctggcgccgccgccacctggcGCTCCGGTGACGTCAAGAAGGCCCTCCAATGGGCCCTCTTCTTCGAGGAG GTTTTCAAGAACCTGCGTGACGATGGTCAGTACGATGAGTCTGCAAGTGAGCTCGATGCTGCACTCGTTCAACTCGCTTCAAGCCCGAATTTCCCCAAG GGTATTGAGGATATCCAATCAAAAACACTTGCGATGGCAAGAGAGTTGGTTGTGAAGCATTTTCTGAAAACAACGAATGCGGAGAATTTAGGTGCTGTACTTCAAGCAGTTGTTGAGATGGATATGGATGGCATTTCTGCTAGTGGTGAATGCAATGTGTGCCAAGAGTATGTGCAATCGATTTTAGATATGAATTTACCTAGTTTGATGCGAACCAAGAATGCCCGTGATGTTGGACATTCCACTAGCTCTGATGAATTTTGTGAAGAATCCTTGTTTACGGGTAATTCACAGATTCTACTTAAAGAACTACAGAAGAAGCTGGATTCAAGATCGTGTATTTCTTTGGCTGAGAGAGAACTGAACACACTTCTAAAAAGCATGAAAAAGGACAGCTTTGATAGTGCAGGAAGTACATTGTGCACCTCAGCAACTGCTCA GAAAACACAAATCATCGACAAGTTTATCCTGTGGAAGCAATGGAAAGCAAAGTGTTTGTCGTACTTGCTTGATGAGCGTACCATTCGGATCATGTCAGGAACTAATATGATCTTTAATGCTCCCAAGGAGCAGTGGATGGGATTGTTTGAACCATTAAAAGTTTCTGCAGATTCTAGTCAAAGTGGCATCGTTGAAGTCATG GAGCTATGCTTGTTGGGATTGGTTGCAAGGCAATGGAACTCATTAATAGAGAGCATCATGTCACATACTTTTAGTTCCTTTCCTATATCAAAACAATATGCTGATCTGCACCAGTTGCTTCAAGGAACAACTCAGGATGAATGCCAAGACAAGCTTCTTGGTTTCAag GAGATGGATATTTGTGAGTATGCAAGGCAATCATTAGAGAGCGAACCGTACATATTATGGCTTCTACCTCCAGTTCTTACTGCTGCAGCAATGCCACCACG GTCAAGCTTGTTTAAGATATACCTTGTTGAAATAGATAAGCAACTCGGTGAAGCTGCTTCCAAAGACCG AAAATGCAATTGCGGAGGAGATGGAATAGACCAGCATCAAAACT gTGAGATTTCTGAAAGGATTCAATGTCTCTACACATTCCATGTTCAAAGAACTCAACTGACAATTCAGTAG
- the LOC127763375 gene encoding 60S ribosomal protein L23: protein MSKRGRGGSAGNKFRMSLGLPVAATVNCADNTGAKNLYIISVKGIKGRLNRLPSACVGDMVMATVKKGKPDLRKKVMPAVIVRQRKPWRRKDGVYMYFEDNAGVIVNPKGEMKGSAITGPIGKECADLWPRIASAANAIV from the exons ATGTCGAAGCGAG GGCGTGGAGGTAGTGCTGGTAACAAGTTCCGGATGTCACTGGGTCTGCCAGTGGCAGCCACTGTGAACTGTGCTGACAACACTGGAGCAAAGAACCTTTACATCATTTCTGTGAAGGGAATCAAGGGACGCCTTAACAGGCTTCCTTCTGCTTGTGTTGGGGACATGGTTATGGCTACTGTGAAAAAAGGGAAGCCTGACCTGAGGAAGAAGGTCATGCCAGCTGTCATCGTGAGGCAGCGCAAGCCGTGGCGCCGAAAGGATGGTGTCTACATGTACTTTGAAG ACAATGCTGGAGTCATTGTGAACCCCAAGGGAGAGATGAAAG GTTCTGCCATCACTGGACCTATCGGAAAGGAGTGCGCTGATCTCTGGCCCAGGATTGCAAGTGCAGCAAATGCGATCGTCTAA
- the LOC127763374 gene encoding uncharacterized protein LOC127763374, with the protein MCVPPEAGSSPLHRRNRRTMPMWSQPPPPPSSLQLRRPPPPLPHRPRRLRSRLSPIAASQDPLTALSRLLWGRALPPSQLVLAVRHGWTAAWGLLMRQLAPSDPATGAFTRTPSRFPAVVGTPSARLHLYVGLPCPWAHRALLVRALLGLERRLPLSVAVPGDDGAWSFTPDSPDALYGKRKLREVYASARRGGFEGRASVPLLWDAERREVVCNESIEIAKFLCDLAAADGSAGGLDLWPPELRQDIDRWYSFIYPSVNNGVYRCGFAQSQEAYDAAAGELFAALDRLEDHLSGSRYLCGDTLTLADVCLFTTLVRFDLVYHSLFRCTRRKLVEYASLHAYTRDIYQMPGVAGTCDMAAIAEGYFGALFPLNPGGILPLVPASCSPEALLEPHGREALSSSAAADAGGGGNGRQLEATSASN; encoded by the exons ATGTGCGTCCCTCCCGAAGCAGGCAGCTCCCCGCTCCACCGGCGAAACCGCCGAACCATGCCGATGTGGtctcagccaccgccgccgccgtcttccctccagctgcggcggccgccgcctcccttgccccaccgtccccgccgcctccgcagccGGCTCAgccccatcgccgcctcgcagGACCCGCTGACCGCCCTCTCTCGCCTCCTGTGGGGCCGCGCGCTGCCTCCCTCCCagctcgtcctcgccgtccgCCATGGCTGGACCGCCGCGTGGGGCCTCCTCATGCGGCAGCTCGCCCCCTCCGACCCGGCCACCGGCGCCTTCACCCGCACCCCGTCCCGCTTCCCCGCCGTCGTGGGGACCCCCAGCGCGCGCCTCCACCTCTACGTCGGCCTCCCGTGCCCCTGGGCTCACCGCGCCCTCCTCGTCCGCGCGCTGCTCGGCCtcgagcgccgcctcccgctctcCGTCGCCGTCCCGGGGGACGACGGCGCGTGGTCCTTCACGCCGGACAGCCCCGACGCGCTCTACGGCAAGCGCAAGCTCCGCGAGGTGTACGCTTCCGCACGCCGCGGCGGGTTCGAGGGGAGGGCGTCGGTGCCCTTGCTGTGGGacgcggagcggcgggaggtggtGTGCAACGAGAGCATCGAGATCGCCAAGTTCCTctgcgacctcgccgccgccgacggcagcGCCGGTGGCCTCGACCTCTGGCCGCCGGAGCTCCGCCAAGACATCGACCGCTGGTACTCCTTCATCTACCCCAGCGTCAACAATGGCGTCTACAG GTGCGGGTTCGCGCAGAGCCAGGAGGcgtacgacgccgccgccggcgagctgttCGCCGCGCTGGACCGGCTGGAGGATCACCTGTCGGGGTCCCGCTACCTGTGCGGCGACACGCTGACGCTGGCCGACGTGTGCCTCTTCACGACGCTGGTACGCTTCGACCTCGTCTACCACTCGCTGTTCCGGTGCACGAGGCGGAAGCTGGTGGAGTACGCGAGCCTCCACGCCTACACGCGCGACATCTACCAGATGCCCGGGGTCGCCGGCACCTGCGACAtggccgccatcgccgagggCTACTTCGGCGCCCTCTTCCCTCTCAACCCCGGCGGCATCCTGCCCCTCGTGCCGGCGAGCTGCAGCCCGGAGGCGCTCCTGGAGCCACATGGCAGGGAGGCGCtgtcttcttctgctgctgctgatgctggtggtggcggcaatGGCAGGCAGCTCGAAGCAACGAGTGCTTCCAACTAG
- the LOC127763554 gene encoding LOW QUALITY PROTEIN: nicotinamide/nicotinic acid mononucleotide adenylyltransferase-like (The sequence of the model RefSeq protein was modified relative to this genomic sequence to represent the inferred CDS: inserted 1 base in 1 codon): protein MKRRARSFLFRPIAGGAAPXKLGGVLRRPRRPRNTERISGSEGRTSLGRSRNFVAVENLRRYWRAAMEELELPLPTEKLAVDPGREGGKRGVAVLVATGSFNPPTYMHLRMFELAKDELQQRGYSVLGGYMSPVNDAYKKKGLLSAAHRICLCELACESSSFVMVDRWEAMQKGFQRTLTVLSRIRNALSKDGLADGGSPNVMLLCGSDLLESFSTPGVWIPDQVRTICKDFGVICIRREGKDVEKIISSSEILNECRDNIISVDEIVPNQISSSRVRECIKKCLSIKYLVCDEVIQYIGEHKLYKEADGSDTRK, encoded by the exons ATGAAGCGACGAGCTCGCTCTTTCCTCTTCCGCCCtatcgccggcggcgcggctc GCAAGCTCGGCGGCGTGCTCCGGCGACCAAGGAGGCCACGGAATACTGAGAGGATCAGTGGAAGTGAGGGCCGGACCTCCTTAGGGCGGAGTCGAAATTTCGTAGCAGTTGAGAATCTTCGCAGGTACTGGAGGGCGGCCATGGAGGAGCTGGAGTTGCCTCTCCCCACGGAGAAGCTCGCCGTGGATCCGGGCAG GGAGGGAGGAAAGCGAGGTGTGGCTGTGCTCGTGGCCACCGGGAGCTTCAATCCTCCCACCTACATGCACCTGCGCATGTTTG AACTGGCAAAGGATGAATTGCAGCAGCGAGGGTATTCTGTCTTGGGTGGTTACATGTCTCCGGTGAACGATGCTTACAAGAAGAAG GGCCTTTTATCTGCAGCCCACCGAATTTGCTTATGCGAACTAGCATGTGAAAGCTCATCTTTTGTGATGGTTGATCGATGGGAG GCAATGCAGAAAGGTTTCCAACGCACCTTGACTGTTCTCTCGAGAATTCGGAATGCTTTGTCCAAGGATGGTTTAGCTGATGGAG GTAGTCCCAATGTAATGCTTTTATGTGGTTCCGACCTGCTCGAATCATTCAGCACCCCAGGAGTTTGGATTCCTGATCAG GTCAGGACCATATGTAAGGACTTTGGTGTTATTTGCATACGTAGAGAAGGAAAAGATGTTGAAAAAATAATATCCAGCAGTGAGATACTGAACGAATGCAGG GATAATATTATTTCAGTTGATGAGATTGTTCCAAATCAAATAAGTTCGTCTAGAGTAAG AGAATGCATAAAAAAATGCCTATCAATAAAGTATCTTGTATGTGATGAAGTCATCCAGTATATTGGAGAACACAAACTCTACAAGGAAGCTGACGGCAGTGATACAAGAAAATGA
- the LOC127763558 gene encoding 60S ribosomal protein L37-3-like, with amino-acid sequence MGRIYLVGQKAYMLFHSKAYMLVGLDLLTKPNLEQLRSLLLPHLPRRRRRRQAKEKAKMGKGTGSFGKRRNKTHTLCVRCGRRSFHLQKSTCSSCGYPAARIRKYNWSVKAIRRKTTGTGRMRYLRHVPKRFKSNFREGTEAAPRKKGAAVSN; translated from the exons ATGGGCCGCATCTACTTAGTGGGCCAAAAGGCCTACATGCTTTTTCATTCGAAGGCCTATATGTTAGTTGGGCTTGACCTCCTTACTAAACCTAACCTCGAGCAGTTGCgctctctccttcttcctcatctccctcggcggcggcggcggcggcaagcgaaggagaaggcGAAAATG GGCAAGGGCACGGGGAGCTTCGGGAAGCGCCGGAACAAGACGCACACGCTCTGCGTGCGCTGCGGCCGCCGCAGCTTCCACCTGCAGAAGAGCACCTGCTCCTCCTGCGGCTACCCCGCGGCCCGCATCCGCAAGT ACAACTGGAGTGTGAAGGCCATCAGGAGGAAGACCACTGGAACTGGGAGGATGAGGTACCTTCGCCACGTGCCCAAGAGGTTCAAGAGTAACTTCAGAGAGG GGACTGAGGCTGCACCAAGGAAGAAGGGGGCTGCTGTTAGCAACTAG
- the LOC127763557 gene encoding uncharacterized protein LOC127763557 produces MSAGGRHRDDCSASPPPSPSPPPSTLLQLLEVTVISAQDLHRRLGRRVRAAYAVAWADAAHKLRTGVDLAGGADPTWNDRFLFRVDEAFLRSDTAAVTVEVRAPRRFGGDAVLGVTRIVVSTFVGSASSSARGTTGRQVAALQLRRPRSLRPQGIVNVAVAVLDATDARAVPLCSSPDSPDAFSVKDLLVRRPGSLARIVEVSETEEADDEPPPAAAAVVEHSGAMDTRGSAVEQRKLELLLEKWKADLSPDQQKEKANSRRSSGPRRHRRRSSCFGGGSAEWER; encoded by the coding sequence ATGTCGGCGGGCGGCCGGCACCGCGACGACtgctccgcgtcgccgccgccgtcgccgtcgccgccgccctccacgcTCCTCCAGTTGCTCGAGGTCACCGTCATCTCCGCGCAGGACCTgcaccgccgcctcggccgccgcgtgcgcgccgccTACGCCGTGGCCTGGGCCGACGCCGCCCACAAGCTCCGCACCggcgtcgacctcgccggcggcgccgacccgACGTGGAACGACCGGTTCCTGTTCCGCGTCGACGAAGCCTTCCTCCGGTCCGACAcggccgccgtcaccgtcgagGTGCGCGCGCCGCGGAGGTTCGGCGGTGACGCCGTCCTCGGCGTCACGCGGATCGTGGTCAGCACGTTCGTCGGGtcggcgtcgtcctccgcgCGAGGCACCACCGGCCggcaggtggcggcgctgcagcTCCGGCGGCCGCGGTCGCTGCGGCCGCAGGGCATCGTgaacgtggcggtggcggtgctcgACGCCACCGACGCGCGCGCCGTGCCGCTCTGCAGCTCGCCGGACTCCCCGGACGCGTTCTCCGTGAAGGACCTCCTGGTGAGGAGGCCCGGGTCGCTGGCGAGGATCGTGGAGGTGAGCGAGACggaggaggccgacgacgagccgccgccggcggcggcggcggtcgtcgaGCACTCCGGGGCGATGGACACGAGGGGCTCCGCCGTGGAGCAGAGGAAGCTGGAGCTGCTGCTGGAGAAGTGGAAGGCGGATCTGTCGCCGGACCAGCAGAAGGAGAAGGCCAACAGCCGCCGGAGCAGTGGGCCGCGGCGGCATCGCCGGAGGAGCTCCtgcttcggcggcggcagcgcggagTGGGAGAGGTGA
- the LOC127761049 gene encoding 28 kDa ribonucleoprotein, chloroplastic, which translates to MANSSCLSTSPAALRLARPKLPDSAMIMQLQLQLQHAPLFPRPPAARAHHHHHHQRRLLLAVSDHVAAKPVAVPVGRMRMRAATAMVSQEEAAATAVEEQQEEEVEEEQLQEEDGAAVQEEEQGGVLEGSSGCGEAEAAGITTKLYFGNLPYNCDSAQLAGIVQDYATPEMVEVLYDRATGRSRGFAFVTMSTIEDCEQVIKNLDGSLYSGRTMRVNFADKPKPKLPLYPETEHKLFVGNLSWTVTSEMLTEMFQKCGNVVGARVLYDGETGRSRGYGFVCYSTKEEMDEALSSLNGTELEGREIRVNLALGKK; encoded by the exons atggccaaCTCCAGCTgcctctccacctctcccgcCGCGCTACGCCTCGCGCGCCCCAAGCTCCCGGACTCCGCCATGATCatgcagctccagctccagctccagcacGCGCCCCTGTTCCCCCGCccgcccgcggcgcgcgcgcaccaccaccaccaccaccagcgacGCCTCCTGCTCGCGGTCTCCGACCACGTCGCCGCCAAGCCCGTCGCCGTGCCGGTGGGGAGGATGCGCatgcgcgcggcgacggcgatggtctcgcaggaggaggccgcggccaCGGCTGTGGAGGAGcaacaggaggaggaggtcgaagAGGAGCAGTTGCAAGAGGAAGACGGAGCAGCTgtgcaggaggaggagcagggcgGCGTCCTGGAGGGCAGCTCGGGctgcggcgaggcggaggcagcgggcATCACCACCAAGCTCTACTTCGGGAACCTGCCGTACAACTGCGACAGCGCGCAGCTCGCCGGCATTGTGCAGGACTACGCCACCCCGGAGATGGTGGAG GTGTTGTACGATCGggcgacagggaggagccgAGGCTTCGCGTTCGTGACGATGAGCACCATCGAAGACTGCGAGCAAGTGATCAAGAACCTCGACGGCAGC CTGTACAGTGGGCGCACGATGAGGGTGAACTTCGCGGACAAGCCCAAGCCGAAGCTGCCGCTGTACCCGGAGACTGAGCACAAGCTGTTCGTCGGCAACCTGTCGTGGACGGTCACCTCGGAGATGCTGACGGAGATGTTCCAGAAGTGCGGCAACGTGGTCGGCGCCCGGGTGCTCTACGACGGCGAGACCGGCCGGTCCCGTGGCTACGGCTTCGTCTGCTACTCCACCAAGGAGGAGATGGATGAAGCTCTTTCCTCGCTCAATGGAACG GAACTAGAAGGCAGGGAGATCCGGGTCAACCTCGCCCTTGGAAAGAAATAA
- the LOC127761396 gene encoding uncharacterized protein LOC127761396 has translation MATAVLRRPLLAAAAAASSTSSSFRPSRFHLRRCRYPPPVFAVSSDSPKPVTSSSTGGDNPDEEPVLPLLQELADCLVLPPKFLSQLPRDLRLDLNDAAFDLSNGPVLDECGQEVGDLLLNLAKAWEMADTSTSNNLVKQLPSMEPYLTGSAKSAFGKRLMSAGRRFTSMGQYGKGELKKIAETMSKTGKLLSKRPVVQSEVEAMKVKRKLKFLELEFELTAEKANIGAAVGLVFGFLSWQLARGIQNIPDGSMQYANGNALQMAKSLKVSLLVLGYTSTALSVFASIGLLLLAQQINSDDKTE, from the exons ATGGCCAcggccgtcctccgccgcccactcctcgccgccgccgccgccgcctcctccacctcctcctccttccgccCCTCCCGCTTCCATCTCCGGCGATGTAGATACCCACCCCCTGTATTCGCCGTCTCCTCCGACTCCCCAAAGCCGGTTACCTCCTCTTCTACCGGCGGTGACAACCCCGACGAGGAGCCTGTCCTTCCCCTCTTGCAAGAACTCGCG GATTGCTTGGTTCTCCCGCCCAAATTCCTGTCCCAGCTTCCCCGCGACCTTCGCCTCGAT CTCAATGATGCGGCATTTGATCTCTCCAATGGGCCTGTTCTTGACGAG TGTGGCCAAGAGGTAGGTGATCTGCTGCTCAACCTTGCAAAGGCATGGGAGATGGCTGACACATCGACATCAAACAACCTTGTCAAGCAACTTCCTTCAATGGAACCCTACTTGACCGGCAGTGCCAAATCAG CATTTGGCAAGCGGCTGATGTCAGCTGGAAGGAGGTTTACGTCCATGGGACAATACGGCAAGGGAGAGCTGAAGAAG ATTGCTGAAACAATGAGCAAAACCGGTAAGCTGCTATCAAAACGTCCAGTAGTTCAATCTGAAGTAGAGGCTATGAAAGTAAAAAGGAAATTGAAG TTTTTAGAACTTGAGTTTGAGTTGACAGCAGAAAAGGCAAATATTGGAGCTGCAGTTGGACTTGTTTTCGG ATTTCTCTCATGGCAACTAGCACGTGGTATACAAAACATTCCAGACGGCTCAATGCAGTACGCAAACGGCAACGCGTTGCAGATGGCCAAG TCACTCAAGGTCTCACTGCTTGTTCTTGGCTACACATCTACTGCCCTCTCTGTTTTCGCATCAATCGGGCTGCTGTTGCTGGCGCAGCAGATCAACTCTGATGACAAAACGGAGTAG
- the LOC127764706 gene encoding alcohol dehydrogenase class-3 — MASSTQGQVITCKAAVAWEANKPMTIEDVQVAPPQAGEVRVKILFTALCHTDHYTWSGKDPEGLFPCILGHEAAGIVESVGEGVTEVQPGDHVIPCYQAECRECKFCKSGKTNLCGKVRAATGVGVMMNDRKSRFSINGKPIYHFMGTSTFSQYTVVHDVSVAKINPQAPLDKVCLLGCGVSTGLGAVWNTAKVEAGSIVAIFGLGTVGLAVAEGAKSAGASRIIGIDIDSKKFDVAKNFGVTEFVNPKDHDKPIQQVIVDLTDGGVDYSFECIGNVSVMRSALECCHKGWGTSVIVGVAASGQEISTRPFQLVTGRVWKGTAFGGFKSRSQVPWLVEKYLNKEIKVDEYVTHSMNLTDINKAFDLLHEGGCLRCVLATDK; from the exons ATGGCTTCCTCGACCCAGGGCCAGGTCATCACCTGCAAAG cggcggtggcatggGAGGCCAACAAGCCGATGACGATCGAGGACGTGCAGGTGGCGCCGCCGCAGGCCGGCGAGGTCCGTGTCAAGATCCTCTTCACCGCGCTCTGCCACACCGACCACTACACCTGGAGCGGCAag GATCCTGAGGGTCTATTTCCTTGCATTCTTGGTCATGAAGCTGCTGG AATTGTTGAAAGTGTTGGGGAAGGAGTAACTGAGGTGCAGCCTGGGGACCATGTCATTCCTTGTTACCAAGCAGAATGCAGAGAATGCAAGTTTTGCAAGAGTGGAAAGACCAACCTCTGTGGCAAAGTTCGTGCTGCCACAGGGGTCGGTGTCATGATGAATGATCGCAAGAGCCGTTTCTCAATAAATGGAAAACCCATTTATCATTTCATGGGAACATCTACATTCAGCCAGTATACTGTTGTGCACGATGTCAGTGTCGCAAAGATAAACCCACAGGCACCTCTAGACAAAGTTTGCCTGCTTGGCTGCGGTGTTTCTACTG GCCTCGGAGCAGTATGGAATACCGCAAAGGTTGAAGCAGGTTCCATCGTTGCTATTTTTGGACTTGGCACAGTTGGACTTGCA GTTGCTGAGGGGGCAAAATCAGCTGGTGCTTCTCGGATTATTGGCATCGACATTGATAGCAAAAAGTTTGATGTCG CAAAGAACTTTGGGGTTACAGAATTTGTGAACCCAAAGGACCATGACAAACCAATCCAACAGGTCATAGTTGACCTTACAGACGGTGGTGTGGACTACAGCTTTGAATGCATTGGAAATGTTTCTGTTATGAGGTCTGCATTGGAGTGCTGCCACAAG GGCTGGGGAACCTCTGTCATCGTTGGTGTAGCTGCTTCTGGGCAAGAAATCTCTACACGACCATTCCAGCTCGTCACTGGCCGTGTCTGGAAGGGAACAGCTTTCGGCGGTTTCAAGAGCCGAAGCCAAGTTCCATGGCTCGTTGAGAAGTACTTGAACAAG GAAATCAAGGTGGACGAGTACGTTACTCACAGCATGAACCTGACTGACATCAACAAGGCGTTTGACCTGCTGCATGAAGGCGGCTGCCTGCGGTGTGTTCTGGCAACTGATAAATGA